A window of Choloepus didactylus isolate mChoDid1 chromosome 21, mChoDid1.pri, whole genome shotgun sequence contains these coding sequences:
- the PVRIG gene encoding transmembrane protein PVRIG isoform X2 translates to MDGPQPLGLLLALLSLCITAGSEGRSPSPNTTFCCKFASFPEGSQEACGDLLSTDQGLPTPTSAPFLRADLAGILGASGLLLFGCCFLLHLLLRQKHWAVPKLQPPLASPQTQVQAQAVGRAPLALHMPYTTVQASYLRPAALDMAHHHQQLSPRAPLSAAARSSFICVENGLYAQAGGGSRHAGPILVPFPNPPERSTKEGHLGGVQ, encoded by the exons ATGGACGGGCCCCAGCCCCTGGGCCTGCTCCTGGCGCTGCTGAGCCTCTGCATCACTGCGG GCTCCGAGGGGAGAAGCCCCAGCCCCAACACCACCTTCTGCTGCAAGTTCGCGTCCTTCCCCGAGGGCTCCCAGGAGGCCTGTGGGGACCTTCTCAGCACAGACCaag GGCTCCCTACCCCAACCTCAGCCCCCTTTCTGCGGGCAGACCTGGCGGGGATCTTGGGGGCGTCAGGGCTCCTCCTCTTTGGCTGCTGCTTCCTCCTGCACCTCCTGCTTCGACAGAAGCACTG GGCTGTCCCTAAGCTTCAGCCGCCCCTCGCCAGCCCCCAGACGCAGGTGCAAGCTCAG GCAGTGGGCCGAGCCCCCCTGGCCCTGCACATGCCTTACACCACCGTCCAAGCCAGTTACCTCCGCCCGGCAGCCCTGGATATGGCCCACCACCACCAGCAACTCTCCCCCCGGGCGCCGCTGTCCGCCGCTGCCCGCAGCAGCTTCATCTGTGTTGAGAACGGACTCTATGCCCAGGCAGGAGGGGGGTCTCGCCACGCTGGCCCCATCCTTGTCCCTTTCCCCAACCCCCCGGAGCGCAGCACCAAGGAGGGGCACTTGGGAGGGGTGCAATGA
- the PVRIG gene encoding transmembrane protein PVRIG isoform X1 — translation MDGPQPLGLLLALLSLCITAGTPEVWVQVQREVATVTSFTVRCGFLGSGSISLATVSWGGPDGAGGAKLAVLHPELGTQHWAPARQVHWETTTSLSLTLEGSEGRSPSPNTTFCCKFASFPEGSQEACGDLLSTDQGLPTPTSAPFLRADLAGILGASGLLLFGCCFLLHLLLRQKHWAVPKLQPPLASPQTQVQAQAVGRAPLALHMPYTTVQASYLRPAALDMAHHHQQLSPRAPLSAAARSSFICVENGLYAQAGGGSRHAGPILVPFPNPPERSTKEGHLGGVQ, via the exons ATGGACGGGCCCCAGCCCCTGGGCCTGCTCCTGGCGCTGCTGAGCCTCTGCATCACTGCGG GGACCCCTGAGGTGTGGGTGCAAGTTCAGAGGGAGGTCGCCACGGTCACGTCCTTCACTGTCCGCTGTGGATTCCTGGGCTCCGGCTCTATCTCCCTGGCGACTGTGAGCTGGGGGGGCCCCGATGGGGCCGGAGGGGCCAAGCTGGCTGTGCTGCACCCAGAATTGGGCACCCAGCACTGGGCCCCCGCCCGCCAGGTCCACTGGGAAACCACAACCAGCCTCTCCCTCACCCTGGAAGGCTCCGAGGGGAGAAGCCCCAGCCCCAACACCACCTTCTGCTGCAAGTTCGCGTCCTTCCCCGAGGGCTCCCAGGAGGCCTGTGGGGACCTTCTCAGCACAGACCaag GGCTCCCTACCCCAACCTCAGCCCCCTTTCTGCGGGCAGACCTGGCGGGGATCTTGGGGGCGTCAGGGCTCCTCCTCTTTGGCTGCTGCTTCCTCCTGCACCTCCTGCTTCGACAGAAGCACTG GGCTGTCCCTAAGCTTCAGCCGCCCCTCGCCAGCCCCCAGACGCAGGTGCAAGCTCAG GCAGTGGGCCGAGCCCCCCTGGCCCTGCACATGCCTTACACCACCGTCCAAGCCAGTTACCTCCGCCCGGCAGCCCTGGATATGGCCCACCACCACCAGCAACTCTCCCCCCGGGCGCCGCTGTCCGCCGCTGCCCGCAGCAGCTTCATCTGTGTTGAGAACGGACTCTATGCCCAGGCAGGAGGGGGGTCTCGCCACGCTGGCCCCATCCTTGTCCCTTTCCCCAACCCCCCGGAGCGCAGCACCAAGGAGGGGCACTTGGGAGGGGTGCAATGA